A stretch of the Myxococcus guangdongensis genome encodes the following:
- the rapZ gene encoding RNase adapter RapZ has product MTAPAKQLVVITGMSGSGKSTAIRALEDAGFFCIDNLPVVLLPKLTELAGGGNIERMALVVDVREGVFLKEAPRILDEVRRAGHHVEVLFLDSSDDSLIRRFSETRRRHPLAPNGTVADGIKAEREALRDLREIADQVIDSSVLNVHDLKRMVQARFSPEPAAGPSLSVMSFGYRYGVPPQADLVLDVRFLPNPYFVPEMKGLTGKVPKVAAYVLDREEAQQFLEKVVDLCRFLFPRYQKEGKAYLTVALGCTGGKHRSVAIAAELTRRLTDENTRVQLWDRDIEKE; this is encoded by the coding sequence GTGACCGCGCCCGCGAAACAGTTGGTCGTCATCACCGGCATGTCCGGCTCCGGCAAGTCCACCGCCATCCGCGCGTTGGAGGATGCGGGGTTCTTCTGCATCGACAACCTGCCGGTGGTGCTCCTGCCCAAGCTCACGGAGTTGGCGGGCGGTGGCAACATCGAGCGCATGGCGTTGGTGGTGGACGTGCGTGAAGGCGTCTTCCTCAAGGAGGCCCCGCGCATCCTCGACGAGGTGCGTCGCGCCGGCCACCACGTGGAGGTGCTCTTCCTCGACTCGAGCGACGACAGCCTCATCCGCCGCTTCAGCGAGACGCGCCGCCGCCATCCGCTCGCCCCCAACGGCACCGTCGCCGATGGCATCAAGGCGGAGCGCGAGGCGCTGCGCGACTTGCGCGAAATCGCCGACCAGGTCATCGACTCGTCGGTGCTCAACGTCCACGACTTGAAGCGCATGGTGCAGGCGCGCTTCAGCCCGGAGCCCGCCGCGGGCCCGAGCCTGTCGGTGATGTCGTTCGGCTACCGCTATGGCGTGCCGCCGCAGGCGGACCTGGTGCTGGACGTGCGCTTCCTGCCCAACCCGTACTTCGTCCCGGAGATGAAGGGGCTGACGGGCAAGGTGCCCAAGGTGGCCGCGTACGTGTTGGACCGCGAGGAGGCGCAGCAGTTCCTCGAGAAGGTGGTGGACCTCTGCCGCTTCCTGTTCCCCCGCTACCAGAAGGAGGGGAAGGCGTACCTCACGGTGGCGCTGGGGTGCACGGGTGGCAAGCACCGCTCGGTGGCCATCGCCGCGGAGCTCACCCGCCGGCTGACCGACGAGAACACCCGCGTCCAGCTGTGGGACCGGGACATCGAGAAGGAATAG
- a CDS encoding carbon starvation CstA family protein — protein sequence MSLPLIAGVFLVVLALGYRFYGGFIARQFRLDGEAVTPAHAKSDGVDFVPTKPFYLLGQHFSAIAAAGPIAGPILAAQQFGWLPALLWIAVGSVFIGAMHDFATLVASIRHGAVSIAEVVRSHLGPTAGLAMLAFIWVALIYVIVAFTDATAATFVSGDAELEGLTFRFNPGGAVAFASIAYLLLAVVMGLVDRWLKPPLWLQTLIFVPATLGVVYLGTRMSTLLVLDARGWSALILAYCFVASLTPVWVLLQPRGYLGGFVLYAALAVGVVGIFYGGLSGELSIQQPAFSGFNVPGPGGALFPFLFVTIACGACSGFHGLVCSGTTSKQIDKEPHCKPVGYGAMLLEGFVAVIALATVMVATKAELTGKAPGAVYGAGLGRFIVTVLGKEYLVIATTFGAMAFSTFVFDTLDVSTRLGRYILQELAGKKGKGAAMVATAVTCAVPLAFVLLAGSGAWRSFWTLFGTSNQLLASLSLLGVCVWLKSTGRPYVYALVPMVFVGAVTLTSLVLLVREALSPASSAASRVNGVVAVVLLALALSLFAAGARALRSRRHPPATAAAV from the coding sequence ATGAGCCTCCCCCTGATTGCCGGAGTGTTCCTCGTGGTGCTGGCGCTGGGCTATCGCTTCTACGGAGGCTTCATCGCCCGGCAGTTCCGCCTGGATGGCGAAGCGGTGACGCCCGCGCACGCGAAGAGCGACGGCGTGGACTTCGTCCCGACGAAGCCCTTCTACCTGTTGGGGCAGCACTTCAGCGCGATCGCCGCGGCAGGCCCTATCGCGGGGCCCATCCTCGCGGCGCAGCAGTTCGGTTGGCTCCCGGCGCTCCTGTGGATTGCGGTGGGCTCGGTGTTCATCGGGGCGATGCATGACTTCGCCACGCTGGTGGCGAGCATCCGCCATGGCGCGGTCTCCATCGCGGAGGTGGTGCGCAGCCACCTGGGGCCCACCGCGGGGCTGGCGATGCTGGCCTTCATCTGGGTGGCGCTCATCTACGTCATCGTCGCCTTCACGGACGCGACGGCGGCCACGTTCGTCAGCGGCGACGCGGAGCTGGAGGGGCTCACCTTCCGCTTCAACCCGGGCGGCGCGGTGGCCTTCGCCTCCATCGCGTACCTGCTCCTGGCGGTGGTGATGGGGTTGGTGGACCGCTGGCTCAAGCCGCCCCTGTGGCTGCAGACGCTCATCTTCGTGCCGGCGACGCTGGGCGTGGTGTACCTGGGCACGCGCATGTCCACGCTGCTGGTGTTGGATGCGCGAGGATGGTCCGCGCTCATCCTGGCGTACTGCTTCGTCGCGTCGCTCACGCCCGTCTGGGTGTTGCTGCAGCCGCGCGGCTACCTGGGCGGCTTCGTGTTGTACGCGGCGCTGGCGGTGGGCGTGGTGGGCATCTTCTACGGTGGGCTGAGCGGTGAGCTGTCCATCCAGCAGCCGGCCTTCTCGGGCTTCAACGTCCCGGGCCCCGGCGGCGCGCTGTTCCCGTTCCTCTTCGTCACCATCGCGTGTGGCGCGTGCTCGGGGTTCCACGGGCTGGTGTGCTCGGGCACCACGTCGAAGCAGATCGACAAGGAGCCGCACTGCAAGCCGGTGGGCTACGGGGCGATGCTGCTGGAGGGCTTCGTGGCGGTCATCGCGCTGGCGACGGTGATGGTCGCCACCAAGGCGGAGCTGACGGGCAAGGCGCCCGGCGCGGTGTATGGCGCGGGGCTGGGGCGCTTCATCGTCACGGTGCTGGGCAAGGAGTACCTCGTCATCGCGACGACCTTCGGGGCCATGGCCTTCTCCACCTTCGTGTTCGACACGCTGGACGTGTCCACGCGGCTGGGGCGCTACATCCTCCAGGAGCTGGCGGGGAAGAAGGGCAAGGGCGCGGCGATGGTGGCCACGGCGGTGACGTGCGCCGTGCCGCTGGCCTTCGTGCTGCTGGCGGGCTCGGGGGCGTGGCGCTCGTTCTGGACGCTGTTCGGCACGTCGAACCAGCTGCTCGCGTCGCTGTCGCTGCTCGGTGTCTGTGTGTGGCTCAAGAGCACGGGCCGGCCCTACGTCTACGCGCTGGTGCCCATGGTGTTCGTGGGGGCCGTCACGCTCACCAGCCTGGTGCTCCTGGTGCGCGAGGCGCTGTCGCCCGCGAGCTCGGCGGCGTCGCGGGTGAACGGGGTGGTGGCGGTGGTGCTGCTCGCGTTGGCGCTCTCCCTCTTCGCCGCTGGGGCGCGCGCGCTGCGCTCCCGGCGCCATCCTCCCGCCACGGCGGCCGCCGTCTGA
- the hprK gene encoding HPr(Ser) kinase/phosphatase, translating to MKSIRISQLIEDHDYDLRLTLVAGAAGLTRTVDSPRIQKPGLALAGFTEHLHPRRVQVFGNTEISYLATLPESRQREALSKLFEEEDLACVVVTKELEIPPVLVTACEAGGLALMKTPLLSSDFITRVQSFLEEALTESSSLHGVLMDVFGVGILLLGKSGIGKSEIALDLVMRAHRLVADDIVDVTRRKGAVYGAGNPVIKHHMEIRGLGIINIKDLFGVAAVREQKKIELVIELQEWDPHQEYDRLGVEDKHLQIVGVDIPLSVVPVRPGRNMATIIEVAARNQLLKHQGHHSAREFAERLNRAIAEGAMRRTLGEEVE from the coding sequence ATGAAATCCATCCGCATCTCCCAGCTCATCGAGGACCACGACTACGACCTGCGGCTGACGCTCGTCGCGGGCGCGGCGGGCCTGACGAGGACGGTGGACTCGCCGCGCATCCAGAAGCCTGGGCTGGCGCTGGCGGGCTTCACCGAGCACCTCCACCCCCGCCGCGTCCAGGTGTTCGGCAACACCGAAATCTCGTACCTGGCCACCCTCCCGGAGTCGCGGCAGCGCGAGGCGCTCTCCAAGCTCTTCGAGGAGGAGGACCTGGCCTGCGTCGTCGTCACCAAGGAGCTGGAGATTCCCCCCGTGCTGGTCACCGCCTGCGAGGCGGGGGGCCTGGCCCTGATGAAGACGCCGCTGCTCTCCAGCGACTTCATCACCCGGGTGCAGTCCTTCCTGGAGGAGGCCCTGACCGAGTCGAGCAGCCTGCACGGCGTGCTGATGGACGTCTTCGGCGTGGGCATCCTGCTCTTGGGCAAGAGCGGCATCGGCAAGAGCGAGATTGCCCTGGACCTGGTGATGCGCGCCCACCGTCTGGTGGCCGACGACATCGTCGACGTCACCCGCCGCAAGGGTGCCGTCTATGGGGCCGGTAATCCGGTCATCAAGCACCACATGGAAATCCGGGGCTTGGGCATCATCAACATCAAGGACCTGTTCGGCGTGGCCGCGGTCCGCGAGCAGAAGAAGATCGAGCTCGTCATCGAGTTGCAGGAATGGGACCCCCATCAGGAGTACGACCGGCTGGGGGTGGAGGACAAGCACCTGCAGATTGTGGGTGTGGACATCCCGCTGTCGGTGGTACCCGTGCGTCCTGGCCGTAACATGGCGACCATCATCGAGGTGGCCGCCCGCAACCAGTTGTTGAAGCATCAGGGCCACCACTCGGCGCGGGAGTTCGCCGAGCGGCTCAACCGAGCCATCGCCGAAGGGGCGATGCGCCGCACCCTGGGAGAAGAGGTCGAGTGA
- a CDS encoding YoaK family protein: MPFSTESTPANRRAYTVLALLLAAVAGTVNATGFVALGVHTSHMSGNMASLGESLALGDGALAFRAAEVLLAFVVGAVCAAALLDASRRRERGRHVAALVVEVVTLAGIGVALDAAPGARAPVLLWGLAFAMGLQNALVTRVSGAVVRTTHVTGILTDIGIQLVQMFAWVRDGSRGQGVTGVLRRLRALPSAIEFERTRLHLGLGLSFLLGCTLGPVLYLRHGPAALGLPCGVLLLLIGLDLSPAAARGAPRSSASRA, from the coding sequence ATGCCCTTCTCCACGGAATCGACTCCCGCCAATCGCCGCGCCTACACGGTGCTCGCCCTGCTGCTCGCGGCGGTGGCGGGCACGGTGAACGCGACGGGCTTCGTGGCGCTCGGCGTGCACACGTCCCACATGTCCGGGAACATGGCGTCCCTGGGCGAGTCGCTCGCGCTGGGGGACGGCGCGCTGGCGTTCCGGGCCGCCGAGGTGCTGCTGGCCTTCGTGGTCGGCGCGGTGTGCGCGGCGGCGCTGCTGGATGCATCCCGACGGCGCGAGCGGGGTCGTCACGTGGCCGCGCTCGTGGTGGAGGTGGTGACGCTGGCGGGCATCGGCGTGGCGCTCGACGCGGCGCCGGGCGCGCGGGCCCCGGTGTTGTTGTGGGGGCTGGCGTTCGCGATGGGGCTGCAGAACGCGCTCGTCACGCGCGTGTCCGGCGCGGTGGTGCGCACGACGCATGTCACCGGCATCCTCACGGACATCGGCATCCAGCTGGTGCAGATGTTCGCGTGGGTGCGGGATGGCTCGCGCGGCCAGGGGGTGACGGGAGTGCTGCGACGCCTGCGCGCCCTGCCCTCCGCCATCGAGTTCGAGCGCACGCGGTTGCACCTGGGATTGGGGCTGTCGTTCCTCTTGGGGTGCACCCTCGGGCCGGTGCTCTACCTGCGCCACGGCCCCGCGGCGCTGGGGCTGCCGTGCGGGGTGCTGCTCCTGCTCATCGGGCTGGACTTGAGCCCGGCCGCGGCGCGTGGGGCACCTCGAAGCTCCGCGTCACGGGCGTGA
- a CDS encoding histidine triad nucleotide-binding protein: MSDCLFCKIRDGLIPAKVVYKDDVCLAFEDINPQAPTHVLFIPRKHIATVNDVAAEDEATVGHLFTAAAKLAKERGHDANGYRVVMNTNSHAGQTVFHIHLHLLAGRLLTWPPG, encoded by the coding sequence ATGTCCGACTGCCTCTTCTGCAAGATTCGAGACGGCCTCATCCCGGCCAAAGTGGTCTACAAGGACGACGTCTGCCTGGCGTTCGAGGACATCAACCCGCAGGCGCCCACGCACGTCCTGTTCATCCCCCGGAAGCACATCGCCACGGTGAACGACGTCGCGGCGGAGGACGAGGCCACGGTGGGCCACCTCTTCACCGCGGCGGCGAAGCTGGCCAAGGAGCGCGGCCACGACGCCAACGGCTACCGGGTGGTGATGAACACGAACAGCCACGCGGGGCAGACGGTGTTCCACATCCACCTGCACCTCTTGGCTGGCCGCCTGCTCACCTGGCCTCCGGGGTGA
- a CDS encoding fused MFS/spermidine synthase: protein MLRYSVAIFTSAFLLFGVQPLAGRYALPWYGGTPGVWTACMLFFQAALLGGYAYSHALASRLTPRLQAKVHLGVLAVAVAVLGVRALWVGSPVAPGPEWRPVGTDLAVPRLLAMLAVTIGLPFFVLSTTGPLLQSWFARARPGRSPYVLYALSNVGSLLALLGYPFLVEPWVGRGAQAWGWGVGFVLFAVACAVCAVDVLRHERSATTAGAGQSGGAVGHVAAGAEPRLTVGADANASLVGGSREVDGHAAAGAASQSAVGVASHAEGSREVGTAPRLAVGAGGVASGSDVAVAHAGGARAPSADGVAPVNASLHATDAEAAHAAAFEAMKQEARGGAPDASATQPQEKPGLRQTLEWLGLSTCASVLLLATTNQLSQDVAAGPFLWVLPLAVYLLTFILAFSRESFYSRTLYSVLLIASGAAAAHAHAAGPHFPLPLLLLAYAASLFAGCMVCHGELFRLRPAPRHLSAFYLWVSAGGVIGALFVSGVATSFFRAYWEYPLSLGGCCIVALVGMAKAPPDETRGRRVSRMLRGAMLMMVTTNLFLSMNQDLDRARFSERNFFGVVRVMEQNAEDPTLHLFGLRHGAVTHGWQLASPENRSRPTTYYTREAGLGLAIAEQRRLREAVGLPPGLHVGVLGLGVGTSAALLEKGDRGRYYEINPAVIELAQGKGGFFSFLADSPSTATMVEGDARISLEQELERGEPQGFDVLSLDVFSSDAVPVHLLTEEAVALYKKHLAPHGVLAMHISNVHLDLVPVALAHARKLGMHATFVFHETKDDALRSNWMLLSPDREFSWGPTFTRATARVRRLGLRGEPDFTWTDDRSSVLRVLRQGGPDSRVLDVEASSGPQPTQPVAQPASE, encoded by the coding sequence ATGCTTCGATACTCCGTCGCCATCTTCACGAGCGCCTTCCTGTTGTTCGGGGTGCAGCCCCTGGCGGGGCGCTATGCACTGCCCTGGTACGGCGGGACGCCCGGCGTGTGGACGGCGTGCATGCTGTTCTTCCAGGCGGCGCTCCTGGGGGGCTATGCGTACTCGCACGCGCTGGCCTCGCGGCTGACGCCGCGCCTGCAGGCGAAGGTGCACCTGGGCGTGCTGGCGGTGGCGGTGGCGGTGTTGGGGGTGAGGGCGTTGTGGGTGGGCTCGCCCGTGGCGCCGGGGCCCGAGTGGCGCCCGGTGGGCACGGACCTGGCGGTGCCGCGACTGTTGGCGATGTTGGCGGTCACCATCGGCCTGCCGTTCTTCGTGCTGAGCACCACGGGGCCGCTGCTCCAGTCCTGGTTCGCGAGGGCGCGGCCGGGGCGCTCGCCGTATGTGCTGTATGCGCTGTCGAACGTGGGCTCGCTGCTCGCGCTGCTGGGCTATCCGTTCCTGGTGGAGCCCTGGGTGGGGCGCGGCGCGCAGGCGTGGGGCTGGGGCGTCGGCTTCGTCCTCTTCGCGGTGGCCTGCGCGGTGTGCGCGGTGGACGTGCTGCGCCATGAGCGCTCGGCGACGACTGCTGGCGCGGGGCAGTCGGGCGGTGCGGTGGGGCACGTGGCGGCGGGCGCGGAGCCGAGGCTCACGGTAGGCGCCGATGCGAATGCCTCGCTCGTGGGAGGCTCGCGCGAAGTGGATGGACACGCGGCGGCAGGCGCGGCGTCACAGTCCGCGGTGGGCGTGGCTTCGCACGCGGAAGGCTCGCGGGAGGTGGGCACCGCACCACGGCTCGCGGTGGGCGCTGGTGGCGTGGCTTCCGGTTCCGATGTGGCGGTCGCGCACGCGGGAGGCGCGCGCGCCCCGTCCGCCGATGGCGTGGCGCCCGTCAACGCATCCCTCCACGCCACGGACGCGGAGGCTGCGCACGCCGCCGCCTTCGAGGCGATGAAGCAGGAGGCACGAGGTGGCGCGCCGGACGCCTCCGCGACGCAACCCCAGGAGAAGCCCGGCCTGCGGCAAACGCTGGAGTGGTTGGGCCTGTCCACGTGCGCGTCCGTGTTGCTGCTCGCCACGACGAACCAGCTCTCGCAGGACGTGGCCGCGGGCCCGTTCCTCTGGGTGCTGCCGCTCGCCGTCTACCTGCTCACCTTCATCCTCGCCTTCTCGCGCGAGTCCTTCTACTCGCGCACGCTGTACTCGGTGCTGCTCATCGCCTCGGGCGCGGCGGCGGCGCATGCGCACGCGGCGGGGCCTCACTTCCCGCTGCCGCTGCTGCTCCTGGCCTATGCCGCGTCGCTCTTCGCCGGCTGCATGGTGTGCCACGGCGAGCTGTTCCGGCTGCGCCCCGCGCCGCGTCACCTGAGCGCCTTCTACCTGTGGGTCTCCGCGGGCGGCGTCATCGGCGCGCTGTTCGTCAGCGGCGTGGCCACGAGCTTCTTCCGCGCCTACTGGGAGTATCCGCTCTCGCTGGGCGGCTGCTGCATCGTGGCGTTGGTGGGCATGGCGAAGGCGCCCCCGGACGAGACGCGCGGCCGGCGCGTGAGCCGGATGCTGCGCGGCGCGATGCTGATGATGGTGACGACGAACCTGTTCCTCTCGATGAACCAGGACCTGGACCGGGCCCGCTTCAGCGAGCGCAACTTCTTCGGCGTGGTGCGGGTGATGGAGCAGAACGCGGAGGACCCGACGCTCCACCTCTTCGGTCTGCGCCACGGCGCCGTCACCCACGGCTGGCAGCTCGCCTCGCCGGAGAATCGCTCGCGGCCCACGACCTATTACACGCGCGAGGCCGGACTCGGCCTGGCCATCGCCGAGCAGCGTCGACTGCGCGAGGCGGTGGGGCTGCCCCCCGGCCTGCACGTGGGGGTGCTCGGCCTGGGCGTGGGCACCAGCGCGGCGCTGCTCGAGAAGGGCGACCGGGGCCGCTACTACGAAATCAACCCCGCGGTCATCGAGCTGGCCCAGGGCAAGGGCGGCTTCTTCAGCTTCCTCGCGGACTCACCGTCCACCGCGACGATGGTGGAGGGCGACGCGAGAATCTCCCTGGAGCAGGAGCTGGAGCGCGGCGAGCCGCAGGGCTTCGACGTGCTGTCCCTCGATGTCTTCTCCTCGGACGCGGTGCCCGTGCACCTGCTCACCGAGGAGGCGGTGGCCCTCTACAAGAAGCACCTGGCCCCCCACGGCGTGCTGGCGATGCACATCAGCAACGTGCACCTGGACCTGGTGCCGGTGGCGCTGGCGCACGCGCGCAAGCTGGGCATGCACGCGACGTTCGTCTTCCACGAGACGAAGGACGACGCCCTGCGCAGCAACTGGATGCTGCTGAGCCCCGACCGCGAGTTCTCCTGGGGCCCCACCTTCACCCGCGCCACCGCGCGCGTGCGGCGCCTGGGCCTGCGAGGCGAGCCGGACTTCACCTGGACCGATGACCGCAGCAGCGTGCTGCGCGTGCTGCGCCAGGGAGGCCCCGACTCGCGCGTCCTGGACGTAGAGGCCTCCTCGGGGCCGCAGCCCACCCAGCCCGTGGCCCAACCCGCGTCAGAGTGA
- a CDS encoding manganese efflux pump MntP has protein sequence MTLLLLALGVAMDATAVSGGMAIRGARPPDILKLALTFGLFQFGMSLGGALGGKVIVTHFSAVDHWIAFVLLALVGGHMIYEALSHGEEERTAPTGIKLPMLMTLGVATSIDALAVGVTLPTLELGILLPTGLIGLMTFVMSILGAWAGKRLGERFGTSIELLGGVVLIGIGLKTLIEHLNH, from the coding sequence GTGACCCTGTTGCTGCTCGCGCTCGGGGTGGCCATGGACGCCACCGCCGTCTCCGGAGGCATGGCCATCCGAGGCGCGCGGCCCCCGGACATCCTGAAGCTGGCGCTGACGTTCGGCCTGTTCCAGTTCGGCATGTCCCTGGGCGGCGCGCTCGGGGGCAAGGTCATCGTCACCCACTTCTCGGCGGTCGACCACTGGATTGCCTTCGTGCTGCTCGCCCTGGTGGGCGGGCACATGATCTACGAGGCGCTCTCCCACGGCGAGGAGGAGCGCACGGCCCCCACGGGCATCAAGCTGCCCATGTTGATGACGTTGGGCGTGGCCACCAGCATCGACGCGCTCGCCGTCGGCGTGACGCTGCCCACGCTGGAGCTGGGCATCCTGCTCCCCACGGGCCTCATCGGTCTGATGACCTTCGTGATGTCCATCCTCGGCGCGTGGGCGGGCAAGCGGCTGGGTGAGCGCTTCGGCACCAGCATCGAGCTGCTCGGAGGCGTGGTGCTCATCGGCATCGGCCTCAAGACGCTCATCGAGCACCTGAACCACTGA